One window of Triticum dicoccoides isolate Atlit2015 ecotype Zavitan chromosome 5A, WEW_v2.0, whole genome shotgun sequence genomic DNA carries:
- the LOC119300002 gene encoding uncharacterized protein LOC119300002 isoform X2 codes for MLMPFLAQTSQTTRPVASCFGLHRRHPPRNFGRYCRWWGTRSRSIHSPRSVFGPNNGAPSSDTVKKRKIVEHIILLRAKPNISDAEEKDMLDYLYTSQYQMRGILTVSLGRIEGPNSESFTHAVFMRFQQKKDIAKFQNSSYYFKVLDEHVKPVSYGLVSVDFESEVEDDIIPLFRRGEDFNYGVEFMLLISFLETASRESVEDALAHLQKLIIHYNSFIVQATSGCCLDHMDSLYSHAAVIRFPSIDDFKLFKESTEYKDMWTSKFHPVTERCLELHFVVDPVGNQLM; via the exons ATGCTGATGCCGTTTCTAGCTCAGACCTCTCAAACTACACGCCCTGTTGCGAGCTGTTTTGGGCTGCATCGCCGCCACCCGCCGCGGAATTTCGGCCGAT ATTGTAGATGGTGGGGGACAAGAAGCAGGTCAATTCATTCCCCTCGCAGCGTATTTGGACCCAACAATGGCGCTCCATCTAGTGATACTGTGAAGAAAAG AAAGATAGTGGAGCACATTATTCTGCTCAGAGCCAAGCCAAACATCTCAGATGCTGAAGAAAAGGACATGCTTGATTACTTATATACATCTCAGTATCAGATGAGAGGGATACTCACTGTGTCATTAG GCCGCATAGAGGGCCCTAATAGCGAGAGCTTCACGCATGCTGTATTCATGCGTTTCCAACAGAAAAAAGACATTGCAAAGTTCCAGAATAGCTCATACTATTTCAAAGTTCTCGACGAGCATGTGAAACCCGTTTCCTAT GGCTTGGTTTCTGTAGATTTTGAATCTGAGGTGGAAGATGACATTATCCCTCTCTTTCGGAGGGGCGAG GATTTCAACTACGGAGTCGAGTTTATGCTGTTGATATCTTTCCTGGAGACTGCATCCAGAGAGTCTGTGGAGGATGCATTAGCCCATCTTCAAAAGCTGATCATCCACTACAATTCTTTCATTGTTCAGGCAACCTCAG GTTGCTGTCTGGATCATATGGATAGTCTGTACAGTCACGCTGCAGTTATCCGTTTTCCATCAA TTGACGACTTCAAATTATTCAAGGAGAGCACGGAATACAAGGAT ATGTGGACATCCAAATTTCATCCGGTTACCGAGAGATGTCTCGAGCTGCATTTCGTCGTTGACCCCGTCGGCAACCAGCTGATGTAG
- the LOC119300002 gene encoding uncharacterized protein LOC119300002 isoform X1 has product MLMPFLAQTSQTTRPVASCFGLHRRHPPRNFGRYCRWWGTRSRSIHSPRSVFGPNNGAPSSDTVKKRKIVEHIILLRAKPNISDAEEKDMLDYLYTSQYQMRGILTVSLGRIEGPNSESFTHAVFMRFQQKKDIAKFQNSSYYFKVLDEHVKPVSYGLVSVDFESEVEDDIIPLFRRGEDFNYGVEFMLLISFLETASRESVEDALAHLQKLIIHYNSFIVQATSGCCLDHMDSLYSHAAVIRFPSTKLDDGDRRRGRLLQFSCFLQLTTSNYSRRARNTRICGHPNFIRLPRDVSSCISSLTPSATS; this is encoded by the exons ATGCTGATGCCGTTTCTAGCTCAGACCTCTCAAACTACACGCCCTGTTGCGAGCTGTTTTGGGCTGCATCGCCGCCACCCGCCGCGGAATTTCGGCCGAT ATTGTAGATGGTGGGGGACAAGAAGCAGGTCAATTCATTCCCCTCGCAGCGTATTTGGACCCAACAATGGCGCTCCATCTAGTGATACTGTGAAGAAAAG AAAGATAGTGGAGCACATTATTCTGCTCAGAGCCAAGCCAAACATCTCAGATGCTGAAGAAAAGGACATGCTTGATTACTTATATACATCTCAGTATCAGATGAGAGGGATACTCACTGTGTCATTAG GCCGCATAGAGGGCCCTAATAGCGAGAGCTTCACGCATGCTGTATTCATGCGTTTCCAACAGAAAAAAGACATTGCAAAGTTCCAGAATAGCTCATACTATTTCAAAGTTCTCGACGAGCATGTGAAACCCGTTTCCTAT GGCTTGGTTTCTGTAGATTTTGAATCTGAGGTGGAAGATGACATTATCCCTCTCTTTCGGAGGGGCGAG GATTTCAACTACGGAGTCGAGTTTATGCTGTTGATATCTTTCCTGGAGACTGCATCCAGAGAGTCTGTGGAGGATGCATTAGCCCATCTTCAAAAGCTGATCATCCACTACAATTCTTTCATTGTTCAGGCAACCTCAG GTTGCTGTCTGGATCATATGGATAGTCTGTACAGTCACGCTGCAGTTATCCGTTTTCCATCAA CAAAGCTAGATGACGGGGATCGTCGGCGGGGCCGATTACTACAATTTTCTTGTTTCCTGCAGTTGACGACTTCAAATTATTCAAGGAGAGCACGGAATACAAGGAT ATGTGGACATCCAAATTTCATCCGGTTACCGAGAGATGTCTCGAGCTGCATTTCGTCGTTGACCCCGTCGGCAACCAGCTGA